Part of the Candidatus Omnitrophota bacterium genome, AACCTATTACTATCCACAAAACCGCCGGCGCCCATCCCCATATGGATAAGGCTATTATAGGACCTATGATAGGCCCGGCGCCTGCTATGCTTGAAAAGTGATGCCCGAAAAGCACAAGCCAGTTCCTAGCGGGGACATAATCCACGCCGTCATACAACTTGTGCGCGGGTGTTTCTTCTTTATTATTTACGCCAAATAATTTTTCGATCCTCGCGCCATACACCCTATAGCCCAAGACCAATAGGATTATACTCAAAAAAGCCAATACAAGCGAGTTCATCTTGTAATGCTTATTTTCCTTTCATGAAATAATCCATCAGCTGCCAGCCGGTAGGAAAAGACAATTTGCTCGACCTTGCCGCCTTCTCGCTGTAGGTCTCGATGTTATCGGCTTCTACGCCGCTGCCGTAGATCGCAAACGGTATCGGGTCGGCGACATGCGTGCCCACCGATATGGGCGTAGCGTGATCAGGCAATACCATCATCCGGACCCCATCCTTATCCGGGAAGCGCTTAAGGATGCTGCCGACTATGAACTTATCGAAATTCTCTATCGCGCCTATTTTCGCCCTGATATCTTTATTATGCCCGGCTTCGTCA contains:
- a CDS encoding phosphoglycerate mutase; protein product: DEAGHNKDIRAKIGAIENFDKFIVGSILKRFPDKDGVRMMVLPDHATPISVGTHVADPIPFAIYGSGVEADNIETYSEKAARSSKLSFPTGWQLMDYFMKGK